The genomic interval CACCTTTACGCCTTGCGGAAAGGTGTGGTCTGTACTTTCCCGTGCGATATCATTTATTTTCTAGAAAATGATCAACCTTCCACAAAAACACCTTCGCCATTTCAACATTCCCGGTCACAGCCATGCTTTGACTTTTTCTTGCTATCGACAATTGCCATTATTGACAAAAGATCGAACACGTCACTGGTTAATGGATGCCGTGGAAAGAGCTTGCCTGAAGCACGATTATCGCCTCTTGGCCTACGTCATCATGCCGGAGCATATTCACCTGCTGGTTGCACCTAACAAGGATATTTATGATATCGCCAAATTCCTGCAATCGGTAAAACAACCCGTCGCGGTAAAAGCCAGGAATTGGCTGCGTCAAAATGATTTGCGTTGGCTGGAACGATTGACAATCATGTCGGCAAACGGGAAAAAACATTTTCAATTCTGGCAACAAAGTGGTGGGTATGATCGAAACTTACTCCAAGAACCGATGGTTCAAAAAATTATCGACTACATTCATGGCAACCCAGTTCGTAAAAATTTGGCGTCACGCACGACGGATTGGAAATGGTCGAGCGCACGTTGGTATGCGGCTGATTGTGAGGGAAGCATTTTTACTATCCTTGAGAAATGAAAAATCAACCAACTATCAGAAACATAACGAACCACACCTTCAACCTCGTTCCTCGGTTGAAGGTGTGGTCCGTCGGGAGAGGCCAATAACCGCGAATGAGGGTCACGATTTAAAACTGATATTTTCTTCCCATTTGTGTTCATTCGTGTTTATTCGTGGCTCCAATTTTGTCTTTTTTCGATAAAACCACCTGGGTTTTTAACCACGAATACACGCGAATGAACGCGAATAAGACAAAATTAGTGGAGAATGTTTCACCACACCTTCCACCTCGTTCCTCGGTTGAAAGTGTGGCACATCGGGAGCTGCCGACCTTTCATCTTTTTTATTCCGCGGAAAACGGGAGAATGGCGGGAGGCAGAAAAATCCCGAAGCGGACCGCGATCCGCTTCGGGATTGGTTGCCGGAAAACTTCGGTCAACGCGGGAAGACGTTCTTGCCGATCCACCGCGCCTGGGAACCCAGTTCTTCTTCGATCCGGAGCAGTTCGTTGTACTTGGCCAGGCGTTCACTGCGGCTGGCGCTGCCGGTCTTGAGTTGGCCGGTGCTGCACGCCACGGCGAGGGTCGCCAGGAACGTGTCGCTGGTTTCGCCGCTGCGGTGGCTGACGACCTGGGTGAACCCGGCTTCGCGGGCCATGTTGATGACGTCGAGCGTCTCGGTCAGCGTGCCGATCTGATTGAGTTTGATCAGGATGGAATTGGTGATCTTTTCGTCGATGCCGCGCTTCAGACGGGTCGGGTTGGTGACGAACAGATCGTCGCCGACCAGTTGCACCTTATGACCCAGTTCGACGGTCAGTTGTTTCCAACCGGCCCAATCGTCCTCGGCCAGGCCGTCCTCGATCGAGATGATCGGGTACTTGGCGATCCAACCCTTGTACAGGTTGATGACGTCGGCCGCCGAAACCTTCAGCATCTTTTCGGCCGGCAGCGAATAGGCGCCGTCCTCGAACATGCCACTGGCCGCCACGTCCAGGGCGATGAAGACATCGACACCGGGTTTGTACCCCGCCTTTTCGATCGCCTTCACCACGAGCTGCAGCGCCTCTTCGTTCGAGGTGCAATTGGGCGCGAAGCCGCCTTCGTCGCCGACGCCCGTCGCGTAACCCTTTTCGGTCAGCACTTTTTTCAGGGTGTGGAACACCTCGGCGCCGTAGCGCAGCGCCTCGCGGTAGCAGGGCGCGCCGGCCGGCACGATCATGAATTCCTGCACGTCGACGTTGTTCGCCGCGTGGGCGCCGCCGTTGAGGATGTTCATCATCGGCACCGGCAGCAAGGTCGCGCTGTCGGAATGGGCGATCGACTGGTAGAGCGGCACGCCGGCCACTTGCGCCGCCGCCCGGGCCGCCGCCAGCGACACGCCGAGAATGGCGTTGGCGCCGAGATTGCCTTTGTTCGGGGTGCCGTCGAGGTCGATCATCAATTTGTCGAGCGCGGCCTGGTCGGACACCGATTGGCCGACGACCGCCTTGGCGATGATTTCGTTGACGTTGTTGACCGCCTTGAGTACGCCTTTGCCCAGGTAACGGCCTTTGTCGCCGTCACGCAGTTCGAGCGCTTCGTGAACGCCCGTGCTGGCGCCGGACGGAACGGCCGCGCGAGCCATGACGCCGGTGTCGGTCCAGAGATCCACCTCCACGGTGGGGTTGCCGCGGCTGTCGAGAATTTCGCGCGCGAGGATGCGGGTGATTTTCGCCATCGTCTACTCCTTGTGAATGTGAGGCAAAGCCGCCTTGCGGATAGTCAACATAGACATAACGCCTTTTTTCGTGCCGGCAAGGATTACCGTCGAATTAACCTTCATCGGTCAACTTTCGAA from Myxococcales bacterium carries:
- the eno gene encoding phosphopyruvate hydratase; this translates as MAKITRILAREILDSRGNPTVEVDLWTDTGVMARAAVPSGASTGVHEALELRDGDKGRYLGKGVLKAVNNVNEIIAKAVVGQSVSDQAALDKLMIDLDGTPNKGNLGANAILGVSLAAARAAAQVAGVPLYQSIAHSDSATLLPVPMMNILNGGAHAANNVDVQEFMIVPAGAPCYREALRYGAEVFHTLKKVLTEKGYATGVGDEGGFAPNCTSNEEALQLVVKAIEKAGYKPGVDVFIALDVAASGMFEDGAYSLPAEKMLKVSAADVINLYKGWIAKYPIISIEDGLAEDDWAGWKQLTVELGHKVQLVGDDLFVTNPTRLKRGIDEKITNSILIKLNQIGTLTETLDVINMAREAGFTQVVSHRSGETSDTFLATLAVACSTGQLKTGSASRSERLAKYNELLRIEEELGSQARWIGKNVFPR